One window of Ralstonia pickettii DTP0602 genomic DNA carries:
- a CDS encoding membrane protein: MCGQIPTSYVWTNGDAERHRYRRSRRHQRMRTDLARMAGPPASAAMPKAPLAGRTPWRARAAAAVLATLTAILALPAGAAYKVEVEAPKPIREMLEEHLDLARYKDRTDLSPDQFDYMVETVGEQVRQFTSTEGYFDPTTTTRVEGEADKRVVHVMVDPGARTLIRNVDVQVTGPAATRSPEQVAELRSKWGLPVGDPFRQADWDKAKEDALVTLQSHNYYGARLAASQARVEPDELRADLSAHYASGPAYLMGPLRVTGTRRYPEQIIYNVNPLSVGEPYRVERLLELQRAIQNQPYFSNVQVDLEPPPDADKAPDGVVTAPVSVRVREYPVNRLNSGVGFTTDTGAQVEGRYSYYNLFNRAWTFDSQARLEQKRSYLFAETAMPPDRGNYRNSVYSSYERTIDIENTDTTSLRAGLKRSRSREKYDVTTSLDFYYDKLVPEGQPSQISKALVPAFAWTRRDVDNPVFPRRGNVISTQIGVAAKGFLSDATFLRLYGRIRQYIPVGKRDLVVARLELGADLTGDSSSQIPATLRFRAGGTDSIRGYTYQSIGTPSGASILPAKYLGTGSLEYQYWFKPDWGVAVFWDLGTAADNLRGVTIYNGVGVGVRWRTPVGPLQLDVGYGIQEQQFRPHISLGVAF, encoded by the coding sequence GTGTGTGGTCAAATACCGACTTCGTATGTGTGGACAAACGGCGATGCCGAAAGACACCGCTACCGACGCTCCAGGCGACATCAACGGATGAGGACCGATCTGGCAAGGATGGCAGGCCCTCCGGCCAGCGCCGCTATGCCGAAGGCGCCACTCGCAGGCCGGACGCCCTGGCGGGCGCGTGCGGCTGCGGCCGTGCTGGCGACGCTGACCGCCATCCTGGCGCTGCCGGCCGGCGCCGCCTACAAGGTCGAAGTCGAGGCCCCCAAGCCGATCCGCGAGATGCTGGAAGAGCATCTCGATCTGGCGCGCTACAAGGACCGTACCGACCTGTCTCCGGACCAGTTCGACTACATGGTCGAGACCGTCGGCGAGCAGGTGCGCCAGTTCACCTCCACCGAAGGCTATTTCGACCCGACCACCACCACCCGCGTGGAAGGCGAGGCCGACAAGCGCGTGGTCCACGTGATGGTCGACCCCGGCGCGCGCACGCTGATCCGCAATGTCGACGTCCAGGTGACCGGCCCGGCGGCCACGCGCTCGCCCGAGCAGGTGGCGGAACTGCGGTCCAAGTGGGGCCTGCCGGTGGGCGACCCGTTCCGCCAGGCAGACTGGGACAAGGCCAAGGAAGACGCGCTGGTCACGCTGCAGAGCCATAATTACTACGGCGCGCGCCTGGCCGCGTCGCAGGCACGGGTGGAGCCGGACGAGCTGCGCGCCGACCTGTCGGCCCACTACGCCAGCGGGCCGGCCTACCTGATGGGGCCGCTCAGGGTGACCGGCACGCGCCGCTATCCGGAACAGATCATCTACAACGTCAATCCGCTCAGCGTGGGCGAGCCGTACCGCGTGGAGCGGCTGCTGGAGCTGCAGCGCGCGATCCAGAACCAGCCGTACTTCTCCAACGTGCAGGTCGACCTGGAGCCGCCCCCGGATGCCGACAAGGCGCCCGACGGCGTGGTCACCGCGCCGGTCTCGGTGCGCGTGCGCGAGTATCCGGTGAACCGGCTCAACAGCGGCGTGGGCTTTACCACCGACACCGGCGCCCAGGTGGAAGGGCGTTACTCGTACTACAACCTGTTCAACCGCGCCTGGACCTTCGACTCGCAGGCGCGGCTGGAACAGAAGCGTTCCTACCTGTTTGCCGAGACCGCGATGCCGCCGGACCGCGGCAACTACCGCAACAGCGTGTACAGCAGCTACGAGCGCACCATCGACATCGAGAATACCGACACCACCAGCCTGCGCGCGGGCCTGAAACGCTCGCGCTCGCGCGAGAAGTACGACGTCACGACCTCACTGGATTTCTACTACGACAAGCTGGTGCCGGAGGGCCAGCCCAGCCAGATCAGCAAGGCGCTGGTGCCGGCCTTTGCGTGGACGCGGCGCGACGTCGACAACCCCGTGTTCCCGCGCCGCGGCAACGTGATCAGCACCCAGATCGGGGTGGCCGCCAAGGGTTTCCTCAGCGATGCCACCTTCCTGCGGCTGTACGGCCGTATTCGCCAGTACATACCGGTGGGCAAGCGCGACCTGGTGGTGGCACGGCTGGAACTCGGCGCCGACCTGACCGGCGACAGCTCGAGCCAGATCCCGGCCACGCTGCGATTCCGTGCCGGCGGCACCGATTCGATCCGCGGCTACACCTACCAGTCGATCGGCACGCCCAGCGGCGCCAGTATCCTGCCCGCCAAATACCTTGGCACAGGCAGCCTGGAGTACCAGTACTGGTTCAAGCCGGACTGGGGCGTGGCGGTGTTCTGGGATCTCGGCACGGCCGCCGACAACCTGCGCGGCGTGACCATCTACAACGGCGTGGGCGTCGGCGTGCGCTGGCGCACGCCGGTGGGCCCGCTGCAGCTGGACGTGGGCTACGGCATCCAGGAGCAACAGTTCCGGCCGCATATCTCGCTGGGGGTGGCGTTCTGA
- a CDS encoding segregation and condensation protein A (K05896: scpA; segregation and condensation protein A): MSAEQDKLPLPVELPAAAPATANPAGPADMVDGMAFARLYGEPLFKLPQDLYIPPDALEIFLEAFEGPLDLLLYLIRKQNFNVLDIPMSQVTRQYLSYIEQIRKTNLELAAEYLLMAAMLIEIKSRMLLPVRKTDSDDEAEDPRAELVRRLLEYEQMKLAAQHLDTVPQLGRDFLRSQVYIEQSLAPRFPEVETIDLQSAWADVLKRAKLNQHHKISREELSVREHMSQILRRLQHARFMEFSELFEDAIRSGKGVPVVVVNFIAMLELSRESLVEITQAEPFAPIYVRLAYSPS, from the coding sequence ATGAGCGCCGAACAGGACAAGCTGCCGCTGCCGGTCGAGCTGCCCGCGGCGGCGCCCGCCACGGCCAATCCGGCCGGTCCCGCCGACATGGTCGACGGGATGGCCTTCGCGCGCCTGTACGGCGAGCCGCTGTTCAAGCTGCCGCAGGACCTGTACATCCCGCCGGACGCGCTCGAGATCTTCCTGGAAGCGTTCGAGGGCCCGCTGGACCTGCTGCTGTACCTGATCCGCAAGCAGAACTTCAACGTCCTCGACATCCCGATGTCGCAGGTCACCCGGCAGTATCTGTCGTACATCGAGCAGATCCGCAAGACCAACCTGGAGCTGGCGGCGGAATACCTGCTGATGGCGGCGATGCTGATCGAGATCAAGTCGCGCATGCTGCTGCCGGTCAGGAAGACCGACAGCGACGATGAGGCCGAGGACCCGCGCGCCGAGCTGGTGCGCCGCCTGCTGGAGTACGAGCAGATGAAGCTGGCCGCGCAGCACCTGGACACGGTGCCGCAGCTGGGCCGCGACTTCCTGCGCTCGCAGGTCTATATCGAGCAGAGCCTGGCGCCGCGCTTCCCGGAGGTGGAGACGATCGACCTGCAGTCCGCCTGGGCCGATGTGCTCAAGCGCGCCAAGCTCAACCAGCACCACAAGATCTCGCGCGAGGAACTGTCGGTGCGCGAGCACATGAGCCAGATCCTGCGCCGCCTGCAGCATGCACGCTTCATGGAGTTCAGCGAGCTGTTCGAGGACGCGATCCGCTCCGGCAAGGGCGTGCCGGTGGTGGTGGTGAACTTTATCGCCATGCTGGAACTCTCGCGCGAGTCGCTGGTGGAGATCACCCAGGCCGAGCCGTTCGCGCCAATTTATGTGCGATTGGCGTACAGCCCCAGCTGA
- the panC gene encoding pantoate--beta-alanine ligase (catalyzes the formation of (R)-pantothenate from pantoate and beta-alanine~K01918: panC; pantoate--beta-alanine ligase [EC:6.3.2.1]), with protein MKVISSIQELRDQLRGQNRAAFVPTMGNLHEGHLSLMRLARQHGDPVVASIFVNRLQFGPNEDFDKYPRTLQDDIEKLQKEGVYVLFAPSERDMYPEPQEYRVEPPHDLGDILEGEFRPGFFKGVCTVVMKLFSCAQPRVAVFGKKDYQQLMIVRRMVQQFALPIDIIPAETIRAEDGLALSSRNRYLSPDERAEAPVLYRTLHDVRDTVLGSDRAAADLLAVEASAKESLAKRGWKPDYVSIRKRVDLQAPTREEFAAGEPLVVLTAAKLGATRLIDNLEI; from the coding sequence ATGAAAGTCATTTCCTCCATCCAAGAGCTGCGGGACCAGTTGCGCGGCCAGAACCGCGCCGCCTTCGTCCCCACCATGGGCAACCTGCACGAAGGCCACCTGTCGCTGATGCGCCTGGCGCGCCAGCACGGCGACCCGGTGGTGGCGTCGATCTTCGTGAACCGCCTGCAGTTCGGCCCGAACGAGGATTTCGACAAGTACCCGCGCACGCTGCAGGACGATATCGAAAAGCTGCAGAAGGAAGGCGTCTATGTGCTGTTCGCGCCCTCCGAGCGCGACATGTACCCCGAGCCGCAGGAATACCGCGTCGAGCCCCCGCATGACCTCGGCGACATCCTGGAAGGCGAGTTCCGCCCCGGCTTCTTCAAGGGCGTGTGCACGGTGGTGATGAAGCTGTTCTCGTGCGCACAGCCGCGTGTGGCCGTGTTCGGCAAGAAGGATTACCAGCAGCTGATGATCGTGCGCCGCATGGTGCAGCAGTTCGCGCTGCCGATCGACATCATTCCCGCCGAGACCATACGCGCCGAAGACGGCCTGGCGCTGTCGTCGCGCAACCGCTACCTGAGCCCGGACGAGCGCGCCGAGGCGCCGGTGCTGTACCGCACGCTGCATGACGTGCGCGACACCGTGCTGGGCAGCGACCGCGCGGCGGCCGACCTGCTGGCAGTGGAAGCCAGCGCGAAGGAATCGCTGGCCAAGCGCGGCTGGAAGCCGGACTACGTGTCGATCCGCAAGCGCGTCGACCTGCAGGCGCCGACGCGCGAGGAATTCGCCGCGGGCGAGCCGCTGGTGGTGCTGACGGCGGCCAAGCTGGGTGCGACCCGACTGATCGATAACCTGGAGATCTGA
- a CDS encoding membrane protein has product MHSARDMAATPYPALCSARSTHFHPVMVTGRLRVVLVKLHLYIGLSLGLLFVLLGLTGMAIAWREELDAWLNPDLLVASAPMTEAVSPATVQAVTERLAAPPYGRPNLLMLPNHADGVFIAWYPVKGADGVVPGRSRQVMVDPVTLDVKGERVWGEAGLSRRLLLPTLFHLHRYLLSGDTGKTITGVAGMLLLLTTLAGMVVWWPKMKLRSVVQAFRITHGGSWPRFNYSLHRAGGILAAPVLATIAFSGWYLNLPKWVTPIVAGVMTVTPPVKHMSAPAPAGARQLSAAQIMAAAQAQYPDAQVTRISLPRKPGDAFEVRLRQPGEVRKDSGATRLWLDAWTGQRLGARDPHDAPAGDTLLNWLFPLHTGEAFGLPGRLFITLFGLAPLTFAVTGVLIWWKRRRGHQRHVVKTAQRSSMRGA; this is encoded by the coding sequence TTGCATTCTGCGCGGGATATGGCTGCTACGCCATATCCCGCGCTTTGCAGCGCCCGCTCAACCCACTTCCACCCCGTCATGGTCACCGGCCGCCTGCGCGTCGTCCTCGTCAAGCTGCACCTGTATATCGGCCTGAGCCTCGGCCTGCTGTTCGTCCTGTTGGGGCTGACCGGCATGGCCATCGCGTGGCGCGAAGAACTGGACGCGTGGCTCAATCCGGACCTGCTGGTGGCCTCCGCGCCGATGACGGAGGCGGTCTCGCCGGCAACCGTCCAGGCCGTGACCGAACGGCTGGCCGCACCCCCGTATGGCAGGCCCAACCTGCTGATGCTGCCGAACCATGCCGATGGCGTATTCATCGCGTGGTACCCGGTCAAAGGGGCGGATGGCGTCGTGCCCGGCCGCTCGCGCCAGGTGATGGTCGATCCGGTGACGCTGGACGTGAAGGGCGAGCGCGTCTGGGGCGAGGCGGGCCTGTCGCGCCGCCTGCTGCTGCCGACGCTGTTCCACCTGCACCGCTACCTGCTCTCCGGCGACACCGGCAAGACCATCACCGGCGTGGCCGGCATGCTGCTGCTGCTGACGACGCTGGCCGGCATGGTGGTGTGGTGGCCAAAGATGAAGCTGCGCTCGGTGGTGCAGGCCTTCCGCATCACGCACGGCGGCTCGTGGCCGCGCTTCAACTATTCGCTGCATCGCGCCGGCGGCATCCTGGCCGCGCCGGTGCTGGCCACAATTGCCTTTTCGGGCTGGTACCTGAACCTGCCGAAATGGGTGACGCCCATCGTGGCGGGGGTGATGACCGTGACGCCGCCGGTCAAGCACATGTCCGCCCCGGCGCCGGCCGGGGCCCGGCAGCTCAGCGCGGCCCAGATCATGGCGGCGGCGCAGGCGCAGTACCCGGATGCGCAGGTGACGCGCATCAGCCTCCCGCGCAAGCCCGGCGACGCCTTCGAGGTGCGCTTGCGCCAGCCCGGCGAGGTGCGCAAGGACAGCGGCGCCACGCGGCTGTGGCTGGACGCCTGGACCGGCCAGCGCCTGGGTGCGCGCGACCCGCACGACGCGCCTGCCGGCGACACGCTGCTGAACTGGCTGTTCCCGCTGCATACCGGCGAGGCCTTTGGCCTGCCGGGCCGGCTGTTCATCACGCTGTTCGGGCTGGCGCCGCTGACCTTTGCCGTGACCGGTGTGCTGATCTGGTGGAAGCGGCGGCGCGGCCACCAGCGGCATGTGGTAAAGACCGCACAGCGCTCCAGTATGCGCGGGGCATGA
- a CDS encoding cobyric acid synthase (catalyzes amidations at positions B, D, E, and G on adenosylcobyrinic A,C-diamide. NH(2) groups are provided by glutamine, and one molecule of ATP is hydrogenolyzed for each amidation~K02232: E6.3.5.10, cobQ, cbiP; adenosylcobyric acid synthase [EC:6.3.5.10]) produces MQSDSPQTIPPGALCGTLMIQGTTSDAGKSTVVAGLCRVLARAGTRVVPFKPQNMALNSAVTADGGEIGRAQALQAQAAGLAPHTDMNPVLLKPSSDTGAQVIIHGRARLDLDARAYHAYKPEAMKAVLASHARLEQAYDVVLVEGAGSPAEINLRERDIANMGFAERVDCPVVLVADIDRGGVFAHLLGTLDCLSESERARVTGFIINRFRGDISLLEPGLDWLTARTGKPVFGVLPYLHGLHLDAEDAIIGTQSDKAGTPAQRLRVIVPVMPRIANHTDFDALRAHPQVDLQFVGPGMPIPPADLVVLAGSKSVRADLAFLRDNGWEPALRRHLRYGGKLIGICGGMQMLGRKVHDPDGREGPAGSSPGLALLDYETTLAAEKQLRQVGGRLALDDADAPVRGYEIHLGVTTGAGLEQPALWLERGDGTVRADGARSDDGQVLATYVHGLFDDPAGCQALLRWAGLDGAQAVDLDALREASIERLADTVAAHLDLGAMLAPLRR; encoded by the coding sequence ATGCAATCCGATTCCCCGCAAACGATACCGCCGGGTGCCCTGTGCGGCACGCTGATGATCCAGGGCACGACCTCCGATGCCGGCAAGAGCACCGTGGTGGCCGGCCTGTGCCGCGTGCTAGCCCGCGCCGGCACGCGCGTGGTGCCGTTCAAGCCGCAGAACATGGCGCTGAACAGCGCGGTCACCGCCGACGGCGGCGAGATCGGCCGCGCACAGGCGCTGCAGGCGCAGGCTGCGGGTCTCGCGCCGCATACCGACATGAATCCGGTGCTGCTCAAGCCCAGCAGCGACACCGGCGCCCAGGTGATCATCCACGGTCGCGCGCGGCTGGACCTGGACGCGCGCGCCTACCACGCCTACAAGCCCGAGGCGATGAAGGCTGTGCTGGCCTCGCACGCGCGCCTGGAACAGGCGTATGACGTGGTGCTGGTGGAAGGCGCGGGCAGCCCGGCCGAGATCAACCTGCGCGAGCGCGATATCGCCAACATGGGCTTTGCCGAGCGCGTCGACTGCCCGGTGGTGCTGGTGGCCGACATCGATCGTGGCGGCGTGTTCGCGCACCTGCTCGGCACGCTCGACTGCCTGTCCGAGAGCGAACGCGCACGCGTCACCGGCTTCATCATCAACCGCTTCCGTGGCGATATCAGCTTGCTGGAGCCCGGGCTCGACTGGCTCACCGCGCGCACCGGCAAGCCGGTGTTCGGCGTGCTGCCTTACCTGCACGGCCTGCACCTGGATGCCGAGGACGCGATCATCGGCACGCAATCAGACAAGGCCGGCACGCCGGCGCAACGGCTGCGCGTGATCGTGCCGGTCATGCCGCGCATCGCCAACCATACCGACTTCGACGCGCTGCGCGCGCATCCGCAGGTCGACCTGCAGTTCGTCGGGCCCGGCATGCCCATCCCGCCGGCCGACCTGGTGGTGCTGGCCGGCAGCAAGAGCGTGCGCGCCGACCTGGCGTTCCTGCGCGATAACGGCTGGGAGCCGGCGCTGCGCCGCCACCTGCGCTATGGCGGCAAGCTTATCGGCATCTGCGGCGGCATGCAGATGCTGGGCCGGAAGGTGCATGATCCCGATGGCCGCGAAGGGCCGGCCGGCAGCAGCCCGGGTCTCGCCTTGCTGGACTACGAGACCACGCTGGCCGCGGAGAAGCAGTTGCGCCAAGTCGGCGGCAGGCTGGCGCTGGACGATGCCGACGCGCCCGTGCGCGGCTACGAGATCCACCTTGGCGTCACCACCGGCGCGGGACTCGAACAACCCGCCCTGTGGCTCGAACGCGGCGACGGCACGGTGCGGGCCGACGGCGCGCGCTCCGACGACGGACAGGTCCTGGCCACCTATGTCCACGGCCTGTTCGACGACCCTGCCGGCTGCCAGGCGCTGCTGCGCTGGGCGGGGCTGGACGGTGCCCAGGCGGTGGACCTCGATGCACTGCGCGAGGCCTCGATCGAGCGGCTGGCCGACACCGTGGCCGCGCACCTTGACCTCGGAGCGATGCTGGCGCCGCTGCGGCGCTGA
- a CDS encoding adenosylcobinamide kinase (K02231: cobP, cobU; adenosylcobinamide kinase / adenosylcobinamide-phosphate guanylyltransferase [EC:2.7.1.156 2.7.7.62]), whose translation METPAIAPASAPGTAAATQPRAATSGNGARQLTLVLGGARSGKSHYAEQLATDHATVIGGPVTYVATARQDPAHADQELEVRIALHRARRPADWRLVEEPVHLADALYANARHDGCILVDCMTLWMNNLLFPDGRSYPEHGVITPPDPFTEEIEALLTALPTLPGHVILVSNEIGFGVIPMGAITRFYVDELGRLNQKLAAAADRVRLLVAGIPVAVKGADPAC comes from the coding sequence ATGGAAACCCCGGCCATTGCACCCGCCTCCGCGCCCGGCACGGCCGCCGCTACCCAGCCGCGAGCCGCCACCAGCGGGAACGGCGCGCGCCAGCTCACGCTGGTGCTGGGCGGCGCGCGTTCCGGCAAGAGCCACTACGCCGAACAGCTCGCCACCGACCACGCCACCGTCATCGGTGGCCCGGTCACTTACGTCGCCACCGCGCGACAAGACCCGGCGCACGCCGACCAGGAACTCGAAGTCCGCATCGCGCTGCACCGCGCGCGCCGCCCCGCCGACTGGCGCCTGGTGGAAGAGCCGGTGCACCTGGCTGACGCGCTCTATGCCAACGCGCGCCACGACGGCTGCATCCTGGTGGATTGCATGACGCTGTGGATGAACAACCTGCTCTTCCCCGACGGCCGCAGCTATCCCGAGCACGGCGTGATCACGCCGCCCGATCCCTTCACCGAGGAAATCGAAGCGCTGCTCACCGCGCTGCCCACGTTGCCCGGCCACGTGATCCTGGTCTCCAACGAGATCGGTTTCGGCGTGATCCCGATGGGCGCGATCACCCGCTTCTATGTCGATGAACTGGGCCGCCTGAACCAGAAGCTGGCCGCTGCCGCCGACCGCGTGCGGCTGCTGGTGGCGGGCATCCCGGTTGCGGTCAAGGGCGCCGATCCCGCATGCTGA
- a CDS encoding cobalamin biosynthesis protein CobD (K02227: cbiB, cobD; adenosylcobinamide-phosphate synthase [EC:6.3.1.10]) codes for MLMQAWPACVAAALAGVLLDRWLGEPRRWHPLVGFGRIASALERRINDPAHRGAPWWQRLAGVAGWCALVLVPAALAWGLVEAAARWHPLAALALHALALYAALGARSLHQHVAPIAAALSASDLPTARKLTARIVSRDTADADAEALARAACESALENGNDAIFSALFWFLVGGAPAVIAFRLANTLDAMWGYRTPRLLYFGWAAARIDDLLNLIPARLTALSYALLGATAQALRCWRTQAPAWSSPNAGPVMAAGAGAVGVQLGGPARYHGEIEQRPPLGAGTAPQAAHVMACLRLVDRALWLWLVLAGASALVVLAVSTPT; via the coding sequence ATGCTGATGCAGGCCTGGCCGGCCTGCGTTGCCGCTGCACTGGCAGGCGTGCTGCTGGACCGCTGGCTGGGCGAGCCGCGCCGCTGGCATCCGCTGGTGGGATTTGGCCGCATCGCCAGCGCACTCGAACGACGCATCAATGATCCTGCGCATCGCGGCGCGCCGTGGTGGCAGCGCCTGGCCGGCGTTGCCGGCTGGTGCGCGCTGGTGCTGGTGCCAGCCGCGCTGGCGTGGGGGCTGGTCGAAGCTGCCGCGCGCTGGCATCCGCTTGCCGCGCTGGCGCTGCACGCGCTGGCACTGTACGCCGCGCTCGGCGCGCGCAGCCTGCACCAGCATGTCGCCCCCATCGCCGCCGCACTCAGCGCCTCCGACCTGCCGACCGCACGTAAGCTGACCGCGCGCATCGTCTCGCGCGACACCGCCGATGCCGATGCCGAAGCGCTGGCGCGCGCCGCCTGCGAATCGGCGCTGGAGAACGGCAACGACGCGATCTTCAGCGCGCTGTTCTGGTTCCTGGTTGGCGGCGCACCCGCTGTGATCGCGTTCCGGCTGGCCAATACGCTCGATGCGATGTGGGGCTACCGCACGCCGCGGCTGCTTTATTTCGGCTGGGCCGCGGCGCGCATCGACGATCTGCTCAACCTCATTCCCGCGCGGCTGACCGCGCTGTCCTACGCACTGCTCGGCGCCACCGCGCAGGCGCTGCGCTGCTGGCGCACGCAGGCACCCGCGTGGTCCAGCCCCAATGCCGGCCCGGTGATGGCCGCGGGCGCCGGCGCGGTCGGCGTTCAGCTCGGCGGTCCGGCGCGCTATCACGGTGAAATTGAACAACGTCCGCCGCTGGGCGCGGGCACCGCGCCGCAGGCCGCGCATGTGATGGCCTGCCTGCGGCTGGTCGATCGCGCCTTGTGGCTGTGGCTCGTGCTGGCAGGCGCCAGCGCGCTGGTCGTTCTTGCCGTTTCCACGCCGACGTGA
- a CDS encoding threonine-phosphate decarboxylase (cobalamin biosynthesis protein; decarboxylates L-threonine-O-3-phosphate to yield (R)-1-amino-2-propanol O-2-phosphate, the precursor for the linkage between the nucleotide loop and the corrin ring in cobalamin; structurally similar to histidinol phosphate aminotransferase~K02225: cobC1, cobC; cobalamin biosynthetic protein CobC), with protein MSTALAPIRHGGNLLAAVRRYGRPADDWLDLSTGINPDGYPVPALAAQVWQRLPQDDDGLAELAAQACGAPQVLPVAGSQAAIRTLPGLLRAGRVGIAALGYSEYAPAFAAAGHSVVPLDEADFARENLANALDHLVVVNPNNPTARLLPPATLLRWHALLAARGGTLVVDEAFIDCLPASSVAAHSGAAGLVVLRSIGKFYGLAGIRCGFVLAQPALLEALRERLGHWTVSGPAREVARHALTDRSWQQATRARLCAAGARLTALLERHGFAPVMHPLFCWVPHADAARLHEALAQHGVWTRLFDAAGGCPPSLRLGLPPDQTEAWSRLDAALAAVTA; from the coding sequence GTGAGTACCGCCCTTGCCCCGATCCGCCATGGCGGCAACCTGCTGGCCGCGGTGCGCCGCTACGGCCGTCCGGCCGACGACTGGCTCGACTTGTCCACCGGCATCAATCCCGACGGCTATCCGGTGCCGGCGCTGGCCGCGCAGGTGTGGCAACGGCTGCCGCAAGATGATGACGGACTGGCCGAGCTGGCGGCGCAGGCTTGCGGTGCGCCGCAGGTGTTGCCCGTCGCCGGCTCGCAGGCTGCTATCCGCACGTTGCCGGGCTTGCTGCGCGCGGGCCGCGTGGGCATCGCCGCGCTGGGCTACAGCGAATATGCGCCCGCCTTTGCCGCGGCCGGACACTCGGTGGTGCCGCTGGATGAAGCGGACTTCGCGCGGGAAAACCTCGCCAACGCACTCGATCATCTCGTCGTGGTGAACCCGAACAACCCGACCGCCCGGCTGCTGCCGCCCGCTACGCTGCTGCGCTGGCATGCCTTGCTGGCGGCGCGTGGCGGCACGCTGGTGGTCGACGAAGCCTTTATCGATTGCTTGCCTGCGTCATCGGTCGCCGCGCACAGCGGCGCAGCCGGGCTGGTGGTGCTGCGTTCGATCGGCAAGTTCTATGGCCTCGCCGGAATCCGCTGCGGCTTCGTGCTGGCGCAGCCGGCGCTGCTGGAAGCGCTGCGCGAGCGGCTGGGCCACTGGACCGTCTCAGGCCCGGCGCGCGAGGTCGCGCGCCATGCCTTGACGGACCGAAGCTGGCAGCAGGCGACCCGCGCACGGCTGTGCGCGGCAGGCGCCCGGCTCACCGCGCTGCTGGAGCGCCACGGGTTCGCGCCCGTGATGCACCCGCTGTTCTGCTGGGTGCCGCATGCCGATGCCGCACGGCTGCATGAAGCCCTGGCACAGCACGGTGTCTGGACCCGGCTGTTCGACGCCGCCGGCGGCTGCCCGCCGAGCCTGCGCCTCGGCCTGCCGCCCGACCAGACAGAAGCCTGGTCGCGTCTCGATGCAGCGCTGGCCGCCGTCACTGCCTGA
- a CDS encoding cobalamin-binding protein (K02016: ABC.FEV.S; iron complex transport system substrate-binding protein): MLNLPKSAIVLALAAALPAQAAVSVVDDAGQTVTLAQPARRVISLAPHVTEMIFAAGGGDRIVGTVSYSDYPPQAREIQRVGDNKALDLERIAALKPDLIVIWRHGNAQKQTDRLRSLGLPLFYSEPRKLASIPENLEKLGTLLGTETTARRAADSFRQQVETLRKTYAARPPVTVFYQVWQQPLMTLNGQHLVSDMLALCGGRNLFAAETPLVPTVSVEAVIAGNPEAMLTAGMGATRSDQPLPDFEMWQRWKQVTAVARNNLFVIDGDLVNRAGPRVVQGAEQICKDLDTARKRRPAR, translated from the coding sequence ATGCTGAACCTCCCGAAGTCCGCCATCGTCCTCGCACTGGCTGCTGCCCTGCCCGCGCAAGCCGCCGTGTCGGTCGTCGACGATGCAGGCCAGACCGTGACACTGGCCCAGCCCGCGCGCCGTGTGATCTCGCTGGCGCCGCACGTGACCGAAATGATCTTCGCCGCCGGCGGCGGCGACCGCATCGTCGGCACGGTCAGCTACAGCGACTATCCGCCGCAGGCGCGCGAGATCCAGCGCGTGGGCGACAACAAGGCGCTGGACCTGGAGCGCATCGCCGCGCTCAAGCCGGACCTGATCGTGATCTGGCGCCATGGCAATGCGCAGAAGCAGACCGACCGGCTGCGCTCGCTCGGGCTGCCGCTGTTCTACAGCGAGCCGCGCAAGCTGGCATCGATCCCGGAGAACCTGGAGAAGCTCGGCACTCTGCTGGGCACCGAGACAACGGCGCGGCGCGCGGCCGACAGCTTCCGCCAGCAGGTGGAGACGCTGCGCAAGACCTACGCGGCGCGGCCGCCGGTGACAGTGTTCTATCAGGTCTGGCAGCAGCCGCTGATGACGCTCAACGGCCAGCACCTGGTCAGCGACATGCTGGCGCTCTGCGGCGGGCGCAACCTGTTCGCGGCAGAGACGCCGCTGGTGCCGACGGTGTCGGTGGAAGCTGTGATTGCGGGCAATCCTGAAGCGATGCTGACCGCGGGCATGGGCGCCACGCGCTCGGACCAGCCGCTGCCGGACTTCGAGATGTGGCAGCGCTGGAAGCAGGTCACCGCGGTGGCACGCAACAACCTGTTCGTGATCGACGGCGACCTGGTCAACCGCGCCGGCCCGCGCGTGGTGCAAGGTGCCGAGCAGATCTGCAAGGACCTCGACACGGCCCGCAAACGACGCCCCGCACGCTGA